CCGCAACCAGGGCGAGCTCTCGCGCTACGACGACGCGCCCTGGGGCGTCTGGCCCCGCGGCATCGGCGGGCGCCACATCGACGGCGTCGGCGTGATGGTGGCCGGGCAGGTCCCCGGCGAGCGGTCCGACTACCCGCAGTTCTACGGCGGGGCGCCGGACACGACGCTCAACCCGGTCATCCTCAACTACCGCGAGGCCGGTCGGCGGCTCGGGCCGCGGGGCAACCTGTGGGGCTGGCTCCCGCTCCCGGGCTTCCACAACCCGAACCGCCTTGACCCCTTCACGGGCGCCCGCAACCCGACGCCCGCGCTCAGCGACGACCCGACCTCGTGGCCGAACTCCTGGCCCGACCGCCTCAGCAACCCCGACGACCCCGGGTGGGCCGGCTTCTGGAATGGGTTCTTCGGCAAGGGCGTCTTCAACGCGGACCTCGAGGGGTTCTACGTGATCGACGACCTGAGCGACCACGAGTACCTCATCGACCCGCAGACCGGGGCGCCCTACAGCCCGTACGGCGTGTTCGACCCAATCCCGAGTGACCCGTTGGCTGGCGGCCTCGGCCTCCAGACGAAGGTGCGGCTCTTCCAGTGGGCCAACGTGCTCGCCGAGGACCTCATGTTCGTGCTCTACCGGATCACGAACGTCGGCCAGCACAACCACGACCGGCTCTACTTCGCGCAGGCTCAGGACTACGGCCTCGGCACGGAGGAGGGCGACGAGAACGCGGCGTTCGATCCGCTCCAGGATGTGGCCTACGGGTGGGACCAGGACGGGCTCTGCACGCGGACGACCGGCGGCCAGTACGAGTGCGGCTACACCGGCTTCGCGTTCCTCGAGAGCCCGACGCTCCAGGCCGACGCGCTCGACAACGACCAGGACGGGATGACCGACGAGCTCCGCTTCGGCGGGGCCGGCGCGCTCATCGAGGGGCAGGCGCAGATCCAGGCCGCCGCTGCCGCCGCGTACAACCTCCCGCTCTTCGAGGCCGCGTACAGCCCGATCACGCAGCGCCCCGCCTACGAGGCCGGCCGCTGGTGGACCGGTGACGAGAACATGGACTGGGTCGGGTTCGAGGACACGAATGGGAACGGGATGCCGGACCCCGGCGAGCCGGTCAACAACGACGTGGGCCGTGACGGGCTCGGGCCGTTCGACCTCGGCTACCCCGGGCCGGACGACGGCGAGTCCGACGGGATGCCGACGCCGGGCGAGCCCAACTTCGACGAGCTCGACATCGACGAGTCGGACCAGGTGGGCCTAACGGGCTTCGACCTCGGGACGCGGCCGTTCTACGAGAACGGCGACAACCTCCGGAGCGACACGTGGCTGTTCGACCGGATCATCAACTACGCCCAGTTCGAGCTCGGCACGCCGGCGGCCGACTTCCAGGCCGACATCGAGCCGTTCCTCCTGTTCGTCTCCGGGCCGGTGCCGCTCGCGCCCGGCGAGACGTCGTTCTTCTCGACGGCCTGGATCTTCGGCGCCAACGAGGCGGACTTCTTCAAGAACCGCCGGACCGCGCAGAACATCTACAACGCGGACTACAACTTCGCCCAGCCGCCGTTCACGCCGACGCTGACGGCCGTGCCGGGCGACGGCCGCGTGGTCCTCTCGTGGGACACCCTCGCCATCGCGAGCTACGACCGGTTCAGCCAGGAGTTCGACTTCGAGGGCTTCCGCCTGTACAAGGGGACGGACCCGCTGCTGACCGACGCCCGGCTCATCACCGACGTCAACGGCACGCCGACGTTCTACCGCCCGATGGCGCAGTGGGACCTCGACAACGACATCTCGGGCGGCGTGTCCGTGCTCGAAGGCGAGGCGTCGTACAACGTGGGCTCGAACTCGGGCCTCCAGTTTTACTACGTCGACGAGAACGTGACGAACGGGGTCACCTACTACTACGCGCTCGTGGCCTACGACCGCGGCTTCCGGGACCCCGACAACCCGAACGCGGCGCCGATCGACCCGCAGGAGAACACGTTCAACTTCACGGTGAACCAGGCCGGGGCGCTGACGGGGATCTCGCAGAATGCGGCAGTGGTCACGCCGCGCGCGCCGGCGGCGGGCTACGTCGCGGGCGCCGCGAACGAGGACCTCTCGCGAGTCGCGGAGGGGATCGGGACCGGGTCAGGCAACGTTGAGGTCGTGAGCACCGAGGCGCTCGAGGACGGCGCGGTCTACCGGGTCACGTTCCACTCGGAGTACCTCGAGAACAGCGAGCTCTACGAGACGACGGGCTACAGCGTGACCCAGGTCGGCACTGGCGAGGTCCTTGTCGACCGCGCCGACCTGTCGCCGACGACGCCGTACCTCGACGGGTTCGTGTTCCAGATGAACAACGACGCCGAGTCCGACATCGACCCGAGGCGGACGGGGTGGCGAGGGACCGGGTCGAACGGCAACACGGCCTACAGCCTCAACCCGGGCTCACTCAACGGCGTGTCGACGGAGTGGGGCGCGGTCATCGGCCGCGACTCGACCGGCCTCGGGGCCCGCACGCCCTGGGACTACCAGCTCCGCTGGGTCGACGCGGCCGACTCGCTCTACTCGCCGCCGCGCGCCGTGGGCTTCCTCCGGACGCCCATCCCCATCTACGCGGTCAACGCCAGCAAGAACGAGCTGATCGAACTCCTGCCACGCGACATCGACGGAGACGGCGAGTTCGGGGTCGGGGACGAGTTGGTGATCGCCGAGGCGCCACCGAGCGGCGTCGGTCGGCGCTACGTCTACGTGGTTCGGTTCACGGGCGACGGCGCGGCGCCCGCCCCCGGGACCGTGTTCCAGGTGGGGGTCACGCGGCCGTTCTTCGAGGGCGACTTCTTCCAGTTCAGCCTCCGCGGCGCGTCGATCGACATGGACGCGGCGCAGGCGGAGATGGAGCGGATCGCCGTCGTGCCGAACCCCTACATAGGGACGTCGATCTACGAGCCGCGCTCCCAGATCGAGGGCCGCGGCGAGCGGCGGGTCCAGTTTATCCACCTCCCACAGCGGTGCACGATCCGGATCTACACGATCCGCGGCGAGCTCGTCCGCACGATCGAGCACGACGGGATCGCCAGCGACGGGTCGGAGGCCTGGAACCTCCGGACGGAGGGCAACGAGGACGTCGCCTACGGGATCTACCTCTACCACGTCGAGGCCCCGGGCGTCGGCGAGTACGTCGGCCGGCTGGCCTTGGTGAAATGACGTCGACGCGCACCCGCACCGGGCCCCACGGCCCCACCCCCATGCATCGCAGCCTCCTCCGCCGGATCGCTCTCGTCGTCGCCGCCGCCGCGCTCGCGGCGCCGGCGGGCGCCCAGGACCGCGTCGCCACGACGGCCGCGCCGTTCCTGACGCTCGGGACCGGGGCGCGGGGCCAGTCGCTCGGCCACGCCTACACGGCCACGGCGACCGGCGCCGACGCGCTCTTCTGGAACCCCGCCGGCGCGGCCCGGACGTACGGCTCGAACGGGACCGTCTTCCTGACGCAGCACGAGTGGCTCGCCGACCTCCGCTACAACGCGGCCGGCGTCACGCTTCCGGCCGGCGCGGGCGTCCTCGGGATCAGCCTCGCCTCGCTCGACTACGGCCGCGACGAGGTCCGCACGGAGCGGCAGCCGGAGGGGACCGGCGACACGTTCGGGGCCTCGGACTTCAGCTTCGGCGTGAGCTACGCCCGCCCGCTCACCGAGGCGTTCTACTTTGGCGGGACCGCCAAGGTCGTCCGCCAGTCGATCTGGGACATGAGCGCGACCGGCTTCGCCGCGGACTTCGGCATCAGCCTCGACACCGGGTTCAACGGGCTCACGCTCGCGGCCTCGATCCAGAACTTCGGCACGAAGATGCGGATGAGCGGCATCAACGCCCAGCGCTACATCGACGTGGACGAGGGGACGAGCGGCAACAACGAGAACGTGACCTCCGAACTCCAGATGGAGGGGTGGGACCTCCCGCTGTCGTTCCGCTTCGGCGCCTCGGCGCCCATCGTGCGGATGGCCGGCGCCGAGCTCCGCGTCATGGCCGACGC
This sequence is a window from Rubrivirga marina. Protein-coding genes within it:
- a CDS encoding PorV/PorQ family protein; this encodes MHRSLLRRIALVVAAAALAAPAGAQDRVATTAAPFLTLGTGARGQSLGHAYTATATGADALFWNPAGAARTYGSNGTVFLTQHEWLADLRYNAAGVTLPAGAGVLGISLASLDYGRDEVRTERQPEGTGDTFGASDFSFGVSYARPLTEAFYFGGTAKVVRQSIWDMSATGFAADFGISLDTGFNGLTLAASIQNFGTKMRMSGINAQRYIDVDEGTSGNNENVTSELQMEGWDLPLSFRFGASAPIVRMAGAELRVMADAQQTNDNVLNTDLGGMLSYDAGPVRLEARAGYRDAFVEDVDNHLSFGGGLSADVAGYDLGVDVAYLPFDRLGSATLFDLRLEF